The following proteins come from a genomic window of Halorussus halophilus:
- a CDS encoding nucleoside phosphorylase, with translation MPFPNLAEKHQSEPLVTPEQHSEYRKDENDGESVEPPEAVVLCYSRSLMEYLTESYDGETIGHYYGELYLFDDTDRKVGVLGNFGIGAPTTAMLMDELIVDGVESFLSIGFAGCLDDDIEMGEFIVPSKAIRDEGTSHHYVESEKYARASEDLTEETKALLEDRDESYHVGPSWTTDAIYQETKKEVEEYAEEGVLTVEMEASAVFAVAAHRGVEAASMFVVSDYLGTSDWEPKFHLTAEDMQRLGDTAKDVLEARTN, from the coding sequence ATGCCGTTTCCGAACCTCGCCGAAAAACACCAGTCGGAACCGCTCGTCACGCCGGAGCAACACAGCGAGTACCGAAAGGATGAGAACGACGGCGAGTCGGTGGAACCACCGGAAGCAGTCGTCCTCTGCTACAGTCGCAGTCTGATGGAGTACCTCACCGAGAGCTACGACGGGGAGACTATCGGCCACTACTACGGCGAACTGTACTTGTTCGACGACACGGACCGCAAGGTCGGCGTCCTCGGAAACTTCGGCATCGGGGCACCCACCACCGCGATGTTGATGGACGAACTGATTGTGGACGGCGTCGAGTCGTTCCTCTCCATCGGATTCGCTGGCTGTCTGGACGACGACATCGAGATGGGCGAGTTCATCGTCCCCTCGAAGGCCATCCGCGACGAGGGAACCTCCCATCACTACGTCGAGTCCGAGAAGTACGCCCGCGCCAGCGAGGACCTTACGGAAGAGACGAAAGCTCTCCTCGAAGACCGAGACGAATCCTACCACGTCGGCCCGTCGTGGACCACCGACGCAATCTATCAGGAGACGAAGAAAGAAGTCGAGGAGTACGCCGAGGAAGGCGTCCTCACCGTCGAGATGGAAGCCTCCGCCGTGTTCGCTGTCGCGGCCCACCGTGGCGTCGAAGCCGCGTCGATGTTCGTCGTCAGCGACTACCTCGGCACCAGCGACTGGGAACCGAAATTTCACCTGACGGCCGAAGACATGCAACGACTCGGCGACACCGCGAAAGACGTACTCGAAGCGCGCACGAACTGA
- the rocF gene encoding arginase, with product MSRQVQIIGAPMDLGANRRGVDMGPSAIRYAGLAAELKDASVESVDSGDLVVPHAEERDPDAEQPSEGRAKFLRETAEVCTGLADEVADAIEADSFPLVLGGDHSIAIGTINGAARDADIGAIWFDAHGDFNTPKTSPSGNVHGMPLAAVLGIGDFAGTEWANADRLREENVALVGLRSIDEAERDAIKNSDVTAFTMSEIDERGITPVVEEALDVATDGTDGIHVSFDMDWLEPKEAPGVGTPVRGGATYREAHSALETVAERDENEDILRSMEVVEVNPILDEHNETAELATELAASALGKRIL from the coding sequence ATGAGCAGACAGGTGCAGATTATCGGCGCGCCGATGGACCTCGGCGCGAACCGGCGCGGCGTAGACATGGGACCCTCCGCGATTCGCTACGCGGGTCTGGCGGCCGAACTGAAGGACGCGAGCGTCGAGTCGGTCGATTCGGGCGACTTGGTCGTCCCCCACGCCGAAGAGCGCGACCCGGATGCCGAACAACCGAGCGAAGGACGCGCGAAGTTCCTGCGCGAGACCGCAGAGGTGTGTACGGGACTCGCCGACGAGGTCGCCGACGCAATCGAAGCGGATTCGTTCCCGCTCGTCCTCGGCGGCGACCACTCCATCGCCATCGGGACGATAAACGGCGCGGCCCGCGACGCCGACATCGGCGCTATCTGGTTCGACGCTCACGGCGACTTCAACACCCCCAAAACGTCGCCGAGCGGTAACGTCCACGGCATGCCGCTGGCCGCCGTCCTCGGAATCGGCGACTTCGCTGGCACCGAGTGGGCCAACGCCGACCGACTCCGAGAAGAGAACGTCGCACTGGTCGGCCTCCGGAGCATCGACGAAGCGGAACGAGACGCCATCAAGAACAGCGACGTGACCGCGTTCACCATGTCCGAAATCGACGAGCGCGGCATCACACCGGTCGTCGAAGAAGCACTCGACGTGGCGACCGACGGCACCGACGGCATCCACGTCAGTTTCGACATGGACTGGCTCGAACCGAAGGAAGCACCGGGCGTCGGCACGCCGGTCCGCGGCGGCGCGACGTATCGGGAGGCCCACTCCGCGCTGGAGACCGTCGCCGAGCGCGACGAGAACGAGGACATCCTGCGCTCGATGGAAGTCGTGGAAGTGAACCCGATTCTGGACGAACATAACGAGACGGCCGAGTTGGCGACCGAACTCGCGGCGAGTGCGCTGGGGAAACGCATCCTGTGA
- a CDS encoding HAD family hydrolase, with protein sequence MPDSDRMAGYDAVIFDNDGVLVEPPAIDTLLGATRSAFRELGVESADDDHVAAMTLGVTMDELRKVCEAYELDTEEFWRARDTHASRAQRAEFREGDRSQYDDVTVLRDLDHDLGIVSSNQHQTIEFILEHCEFGPLFDTYYGRELSVESIRRKKPEPYYIEAALADLDTDDALYVGDSESDVVAAQRAGLDSAFVRRPHSTGVELAAEPTYDVDDLHAVADLVARP encoded by the coding sequence GTGCCCGATTCCGACCGAATGGCAGGCTACGACGCAGTTATCTTCGACAACGACGGGGTGCTGGTCGAACCCCCGGCCATCGACACGTTGCTGGGGGCGACTCGCTCGGCGTTTCGGGAGTTGGGCGTCGAATCGGCCGACGACGACCACGTCGCGGCGATGACGCTGGGCGTGACGATGGACGAGTTGCGGAAGGTATGTGAAGCATACGAACTCGACACCGAGGAGTTCTGGCGAGCGCGCGACACCCACGCCTCGCGCGCCCAACGGGCCGAGTTCCGCGAGGGCGACCGAAGCCAGTACGACGACGTGACCGTGCTTCGAGACCTGGACCACGACCTCGGCATCGTGAGTAGCAACCAACACCAGACAATCGAGTTCATCCTCGAACACTGCGAGTTCGGACCCCTCTTCGACACCTACTACGGCCGGGAGTTGTCTGTCGAGAGCATCCGACGCAAGAAGCCCGAACCGTACTACATCGAAGCAGCACTCGCAGACCTCGACACCGACGACGCGCTCTACGTCGGCGACAGCGAGAGCGACGTCGTCGCGGCCCAACGCGCTGGACTCGACTCCGCGTTCGTCCGGCGACCACACAGCACCGGCGTCGAACTCGCGGCGGAACCGACCTACGACGTAGACGACCTGCACGCAGTAGCCGATTTAGTCGCTCGGCCATGA
- a CDS encoding SDR family NAD(P)-dependent oxidoreductase — translation MSNTALVTGSSSGIGRELATLLARDGYDLVLAARSEDKLVALAEALADEHGVAATVVVKDLATPEAPAEIRETLEERDIPIDVLVNNAGFGQYGQFTETDAQSELDMIQVNVTALTHLTKLFLPEMTDRGAGRVLNVASTAAFQPGPLMAVYYATKSYVLSFSEAIAEEVDGTGVTVTALCPGATETNFDERADMGDSKLFQRGTMDPETVAKAGYRGLQNGKRVVVPGWQNKLLSQVHRVVPRKTAARAAKRAQEREQ, via the coding sequence ATGTCGAATACGGCACTCGTCACCGGTTCGTCGAGCGGTATCGGCCGCGAGTTGGCGACCCTACTCGCCCGAGACGGCTACGACCTCGTGTTGGCCGCCCGGAGCGAAGACAAGTTGGTCGCCCTCGCCGAGGCACTGGCAGACGAACACGGCGTCGCGGCGACAGTCGTGGTGAAGGACCTCGCTACTCCCGAGGCCCCAGCAGAGATACGCGAGACGCTCGAAGAGCGCGACATCCCCATCGACGTACTGGTCAACAACGCCGGATTCGGCCAGTACGGGCAGTTCACCGAGACGGACGCGCAGTCCGAACTCGACATGATTCAGGTGAACGTGACCGCGCTCACGCACCTGACGAAACTGTTCCTCCCCGAGATGACCGACCGCGGTGCGGGTCGAGTCCTCAACGTCGCCTCGACCGCGGCGTTCCAACCCGGTCCCCTGATGGCGGTCTACTACGCGACGAAGTCCTACGTCCTCTCCTTCTCGGAAGCCATCGCCGAGGAAGTCGATGGCACCGGCGTCACCGTCACCGCGCTCTGTCCCGGCGCGACCGAAACCAACTTCGACGAGCGAGCAGACATGGGCGACTCGAAACTGTTCCAACGAGGCACGATGGACCCCGAGACGGTCGCAAAGGCGGGGTATCGAGGCCTGCAGAACGGCAAGCGCGTGGTCGTACCGGGGTGGCAGAACAAGCTACTCTCGCAGGTACATCGCGTCGTCCCGCGAAAGACGGCGGCACGGGCCGCCAAGCGAGCGCAGGAAAGAGAACAGTAG
- the gyrA gene encoding DNA gyrase subunit A: protein MSTDSSDIPDDVAERVRNVRVEDEMEQSYIDYAMSVIAGRALPDVRDGLKPVHRRILYAMHRSGITSGASHRKSSNIVGDTMGDFHPHGDQSIYDALARMAQDFSMRYPLIDGQGNFGSVDGDPPAAMRYTEARMAPIAEELLADIDMDTVDWQSNYDDRLQEPEVLPSAFPNLLVNGSSGIAVGMSTNIPPHNLGEVIDATVELIENPDATVEDLMEHVKGPDFPTGANIVGRNAVHAAYKTGRGRIRVRAEYEVEEREGKADRIIITELPFQTNKARMVEKIANSVNEGTIDGIRDLRDESDRDGIRIVVELKRNAMAEVVKNQLLESYLEKTFGVINLALVDGEPQVLTLKETLQHYLDHRKEVVTRRSEYELGEAQDRAHILEGRLRALEHVDDVVDIIQNSEDRDEAKAELMDAYDFSEEQVEHIVRMQLGSLTSLEAAEIKDEYDDVTDRIERLEEILGDESELLEVIEDELLEVKDEYDDDRRTSFIENTDEVTREDLIAEEDVVVVLTEQDYVKRMPVAQFDAQNRGGKGIIGGDIKEGDRVSKVFRANTHDHLLCFTNHGQVYRLKAYEIPEMSRTARGKSAINLLDLDDGEELTAVVNTDDFEDDESLSMVTRHGYVKRTAAEEFDNILSTGIIAASLNDGDELVDVQVTDGTKDLLLATAHGMAIRFDESEAREMGRNARGVRGVKLEGDDEVVGMVAADSENGDEDLLTVTERGYGKRTPISEYRKQSRNGKGLVDIKTGDRNGSVTSAKAVGPDDELIIMSQDGQIMRIRSADISEVGRNTMGVKVMELEATDSVASVDVLPAKVAESESDADEPEAEN from the coding sequence ATGAGTACGGATTCATCTGACATCCCCGACGATGTCGCAGAACGAGTACGGAACGTCCGCGTCGAGGACGAGATGGAACAGAGCTACATCGACTACGCGATGTCCGTCATCGCGGGTCGCGCACTGCCGGACGTGCGCGACGGCCTGAAGCCCGTTCACCGACGCATCCTCTACGCGATGCACCGGTCGGGCATCACCAGCGGCGCGAGCCACCGGAAGTCCTCGAACATCGTGGGTGACACGATGGGCGACTTCCACCCCCACGGCGACCAGTCCATCTACGACGCACTCGCGCGGATGGCCCAGGACTTCTCGATGCGCTACCCGCTCATCGACGGGCAGGGGAACTTCGGGTCGGTAGACGGCGACCCGCCCGCCGCGATGCGTTACACCGAGGCCCGAATGGCTCCGATTGCCGAGGAGCTACTGGCCGACATCGACATGGACACCGTCGATTGGCAGTCGAACTACGACGACCGGCTTCAGGAACCGGAGGTCCTCCCTTCGGCGTTCCCGAACTTGCTCGTCAACGGGTCGTCCGGTATCGCGGTCGGGATGTCTACGAACATTCCGCCGCACAACCTCGGCGAGGTCATCGACGCCACCGTCGAACTCATCGAGAACCCCGACGCGACCGTCGAGGACCTGATGGAACACGTCAAGGGACCGGACTTCCCGACGGGCGCGAACATCGTCGGTCGCAACGCGGTCCACGCCGCGTACAAGACCGGCCGCGGTCGCATCCGCGTGCGCGCCGAGTACGAAGTCGAAGAGCGCGAAGGCAAAGCAGACCGCATCATCATCACGGAACTGCCGTTCCAGACGAACAAGGCCCGGATGGTCGAGAAGATAGCCAACTCGGTCAACGAGGGCACCATCGACGGCATCCGCGACCTGCGCGACGAGTCCGACCGAGACGGCATCCGCATCGTCGTCGAGTTGAAGCGCAACGCGATGGCGGAGGTCGTCAAGAACCAGCTGTTGGAGAGCTATCTGGAGAAGACCTTCGGCGTCATCAACCTCGCGCTGGTCGATGGCGAACCGCAGGTCCTCACGCTCAAGGAGACGCTTCAGCACTATCTCGACCACCGCAAAGAAGTCGTCACGCGGCGTAGCGAGTACGAACTCGGCGAAGCCCAAGACCGCGCCCACATCCTCGAAGGCCGTCTGCGCGCGCTCGAACACGTGGACGACGTAGTGGACATCATCCAAAACTCCGAGGACCGCGACGAGGCGAAAGCCGAGTTGATGGACGCCTACGACTTCTCCGAAGAGCAGGTCGAACACATCGTCCGGATGCAACTGGGGTCGCTCACTTCCCTGGAGGCCGCCGAAATCAAGGACGAGTACGACGACGTGACCGACCGAATCGAGCGCCTCGAAGAGATTCTGGGCGACGAGTCGGAGCTGTTGGAGGTCATCGAAGACGAACTGCTCGAAGTCAAAGACGAGTACGACGACGACCGGCGAACCTCGTTCATCGAGAACACCGACGAAGTCACCCGTGAGGACCTCATCGCCGAGGAAGACGTGGTCGTCGTCCTCACGGAGCAAGACTACGTCAAGCGGATGCCCGTCGCGCAGTTCGACGCCCAGAACCGCGGCGGCAAGGGCATCATCGGCGGCGACATCAAGGAAGGCGACAGGGTCTCGAAGGTGTTCCGTGCGAACACGCACGACCACCTGCTCTGTTTCACCAACCACGGGCAGGTCTATCGCCTGAAAGCCTACGAGATTCCGGAGATGTCTCGCACCGCGCGTGGCAAATCCGCCATCAACTTGCTCGACTTGGACGACGGTGAGGAGTTGACGGCAGTCGTCAACACCGACGACTTCGAGGACGACGAATCGCTCAGCATGGTCACGCGTCACGGCTACGTCAAGCGAACCGCCGCCGAGGAGTTCGACAACATCCTCTCGACGGGCATCATCGCCGCCAGTCTGAACGACGGCGACGAACTCGTGGACGTGCAGGTCACCGACGGGACGAAAGACCTCCTGTTGGCGACTGCCCACGGGATGGCGATTCGCTTCGACGAGTCCGAAGCCCGCGAGATGGGCCGCAACGCACGCGGTGTGCGGGGCGTCAAGTTGGAAGGCGACGACGAAGTGGTCGGCATGGTCGCCGCCGATTCGGAGAACGGTGACGAAGACCTGCTGACGGTCACCGAGCGCGGCTACGGTAAGCGGACGCCCATCTCGGAGTACCGCAAGCAGTCGCGCAACGGCAAAGGACTGGTTGACATCAAGACCGGCGACCGGAACGGCTCGGTCACGTCGGCGAAGGCCGTCGGCCCGGACGACGAACTCATCATCATGAGCCAGGACGGCCAAATCATGCGCATCCGCTCCGCCGACATCTCCGAAGTCGGCCGGAACACGATGGGCGTGAAAGTGATGGAACTCGAAGCGACCGACAGCGTCGCTAGCGTGGACGTGCTTCCGGCGAAGGTCGCAGAGAGCGAGTCCGACGCGGACGAACCGGAAGCCGAAAACTAA
- the gyrB gene encoding DNA topoisomerase (ATP-hydrolyzing) subunit B: protein MSQESEYGAGQIQVLEGLQAVRKRPAMYIGSTDARGLHHLVFEVVDNSIDEALAGHCDSIDVTLHDDGSVSISDDGRGIPVDTHEEYDAPAVEVILTVLHAGGKFDNKSYQVSGGLHGVGVSVVNALSMRLEVSVKREGVLWRQEFEQGEPATDLEEVRELDDHEETGTTIRFWPDGDIFEATEFTFSTLESRLRELAFLNSGVEIGLHDERDEDDEQSESFKYDGGIREFVEYLNETKTPLHRDVIYFEDEAENIQVEVAMQATDELQGSIHAFANNINTREGGTHLTGFKTALTRVVNDYGKENNLFGDLDENLKGEDVREGLTAVISVKHPDPQFEGQTKTKLGNSEVRGIVESAVHDGLNTFFEENPDTAESIISKAVEAAKARKAAKKAEELTRRKNALASTALPGKLADCQTRDPSESELFVVEGDSAGGSAKQARDRKFQAILPLFGKVLNVEKHRLDRVLENDKIRNFMTAIGTGVGDEFDLDDARYHKIIIMTDADVDGAHIRTLYLTLLYRHMRPLLEAGYVYAAQPPLYRIRYRGETYDAMTEEEREQIIEEKCDGNPSQVQRFKGLGEMNPEQLWETTMNPENRILKQITVEDAAAADKMFSVLMGDAVEPRKQFIKEHATEADWVDI from the coding sequence ATGAGTCAGGAAAGTGAATACGGAGCCGGGCAAATTCAGGTCCTCGAAGGCTTGCAGGCCGTTCGGAAACGCCCGGCGATGTACATCGGCTCTACGGACGCGAGAGGGTTACACCATCTCGTGTTCGAAGTCGTTGACAACTCTATCGACGAGGCCCTCGCGGGCCACTGTGACTCCATCGACGTGACACTTCACGACGACGGGTCCGTAAGTATCTCCGACGACGGACGGGGGATTCCGGTCGATACTCACGAAGAGTACGACGCCCCTGCGGTCGAGGTCATCCTCACCGTCCTCCACGCCGGTGGGAAGTTCGACAACAAGTCCTACCAAGTCTCCGGCGGCCTCCACGGCGTCGGCGTCAGCGTCGTCAACGCCCTCTCGATGCGCCTCGAAGTGAGCGTCAAGCGAGAAGGAGTGCTCTGGCGACAGGAGTTCGAGCAGGGTGAACCGGCGACCGATCTCGAAGAAGTTCGGGAACTGGACGACCACGAGGAGACGGGCACCACCATCCGATTCTGGCCCGACGGCGACATCTTCGAGGCGACAGAGTTCACGTTCTCGACGCTCGAAAGCCGACTGCGCGAACTCGCGTTCCTCAACTCCGGCGTCGAAATCGGCCTCCACGACGAGCGCGACGAGGACGACGAACAGTCGGAGTCGTTCAAATACGACGGCGGGATTCGAGAGTTCGTCGAGTACTTGAACGAGACGAAGACCCCCCTTCATCGGGACGTCATCTACTTCGAAGACGAAGCCGAGAACATCCAAGTAGAGGTCGCCATGCAGGCGACCGACGAGCTACAGGGGTCGATTCACGCCTTCGCCAACAACATCAACACCCGCGAGGGCGGGACCCACCTCACCGGGTTCAAGACGGCGCTGACCCGCGTCGTCAACGACTACGGCAAGGAGAACAACCTCTTCGGCGACTTAGACGAGAATCTGAAGGGTGAAGACGTCCGAGAGGGCCTCACCGCGGTCATCTCGGTCAAACACCCCGACCCGCAGTTCGAAGGCCAAACGAAGACGAAACTCGGCAACAGCGAAGTCCGAGGTATCGTCGAATCGGCAGTTCACGACGGACTGAACACCTTCTTCGAGGAGAACCCTGACACGGCAGAGTCAATCATCTCGAAGGCCGTCGAGGCCGCGAAGGCCCGCAAAGCCGCGAAGAAGGCCGAAGAACTCACTCGTCGGAAGAACGCGCTCGCATCGACGGCGCTCCCCGGCAAACTGGCGGACTGCCAGACGCGCGACCCGAGCGAGTCCGAACTGTTCGTCGTGGAGGGCGACTCCGCGGGCGGTTCGGCGAAACAGGCTCGCGACCGGAAGTTCCAAGCCATCCTCCCGCTGTTCGGGAAGGTCCTCAACGTCGAGAAACACCGTCTCGACCGCGTGCTGGAGAACGACAAGATTCGGAACTTCATGACCGCCATCGGCACGGGTGTCGGCGACGAGTTCGACCTCGACGACGCGCGCTACCACAAGATAATCATCATGACGGACGCCGACGTGGACGGCGCGCACATCCGGACGCTGTATCTGACACTCCTCTACCGGCACATGCGTCCGTTGTTGGAGGCTGGATACGTCTACGCGGCTCAACCGCCGCTCTACCGGATTCGCTACCGAGGCGAGACCTACGACGCGATGACCGAGGAGGAGCGCGAACAGATCATCGAAGAGAAGTGCGACGGCAACCCCTCGCAGGTCCAGCGGTTCAAGGGTCTCGGCGAGATGAACCCCGAGCAACTGTGGGAGACCACGATGAACCCCGAGAACCGCATCCTGAAACAGATAACCGTCGAGGACGCCGCGGCCGCCGACAAGATGTTCTCCGTATTGATGGGCGACGCGGTCGAACCCCGCAAGCAGTTCATCAAGGAACACGCCACCGAAGCAGACTGGGTTGACATCTGA
- a CDS encoding mechanosensitive ion channel family protein, with amino-acid sequence MFLLQQEGFEIPQSTSEWLDFLAPFIEGAAKFVIAFLVVYFVGRYVAISVARRSMRARGFDETVEQLATKTIAATMLFVALAVALTFAGFGSFLAAFATLGGALALAAGFAAQDLIGNFVAGVFILKDKPFRTGDWIEWSDTSGVVRDIDLRVTRVETFNNEIITVPNGELANNPVKNPMANNKLRMQFTFGIGYDEDIDEAADIIIEDAESNPDILNEPEPSVRTTELADSYVGLESRIWIDDPGRGKFKEVLGQHIKGVKERFDTDSIEMPYPHRELTGGISLEEVSEVDQIDVSSD; translated from the coding sequence ATGTTCCTACTACAGCAAGAGGGATTCGAGATACCCCAGTCCACCAGCGAGTGGCTCGACTTTCTGGCTCCGTTCATCGAAGGGGCGGCGAAGTTCGTAATCGCGTTTCTCGTCGTCTACTTCGTCGGTCGATACGTGGCCATCAGCGTCGCACGGCGTTCGATGCGTGCACGGGGATTCGACGAGACAGTCGAGCAGTTGGCGACGAAAACTATCGCGGCAACCATGCTCTTCGTCGCGCTCGCCGTGGCGCTCACCTTCGCCGGATTCGGTAGTTTCCTCGCTGCGTTCGCCACGCTGGGTGGCGCGCTCGCGCTGGCGGCCGGATTCGCGGCGCAGGACCTCATCGGCAACTTCGTCGCGGGCGTGTTCATCCTCAAGGACAAGCCGTTCCGGACCGGCGACTGGATAGAGTGGTCGGACACGTCCGGCGTCGTCCGCGACATCGACCTCCGGGTGACTCGCGTCGAGACGTTCAACAACGAGATAATCACCGTGCCGAACGGCGAGTTAGCGAACAACCCCGTCAAGAACCCGATGGCGAACAACAAGCTCCGAATGCAGTTCACCTTCGGCATCGGCTACGACGAAGACATCGACGAGGCCGCAGACATCATCATCGAAGACGCAGAGAGCAATCCCGACATCTTGAACGAACCCGAACCGTCGGTTCGGACGACCGAACTCGCGGACTCCTACGTCGGCTTGGAGTCCCGGATTTGGATAGACGACCCCGGTCGCGGGAAGTTCAAGGAGGTCCTCGGCCAGCACATCAAGGGCGTCAAAGAGCGCTTCGACACCGACAGCATCGAGATGCCGTACCCCCATCGCGAACTGACGGGCGGCATCAGCCTCGAAGAGGTCTCGGAAGTGGACCAGATAGACGTGTCGAGCGACTGA
- a CDS encoding outer membrane protein assembly factor BamB family protein has product MPADIDPENEVVEPEERQHHIDTGPEARDEDEVINLQGVDTEFRFGGQISGWQGRAPESISGATNPTLNLEAGNRYRVVWENVDGAPHDFVIQNSNGDRIVGTEVFSQQGQTVTLTFDATAEMAQYICTVHPNSMVGEVQVSGGDQMAGGGATGDGQQGPGATQQEIPDLSVTTNMLREDAEREDSWLHYDKGYGQRGFTPEDRLDADNVASLERKYSIPTDSAGMQTNPLVVPTDPPVMYYTTSNINVHAANARTGEKYWIFKYALPEDAAGQTGRNRGVAVWHDKVYLATTDSHLVALNRYTGEKEWDTLMLNEQQQEMGQPKRMSITQAPLAYDGRILVGMSGDFGGWCVVSSVDAETGEVQWQTNMSPRSEWVGESWRFSSDAPWMNPSIDPETNQVFYAVGNPCPMMNGIVRPGPNKHSNSIVALDIESGDLNWASQQLAHELWDYDTHMTPNVFDMEMENGETRRVVSTDYKAAWTYVYDAETGQLVERTKPWATQDHEWSDHFLALPPAGEDNPGTCWPGTSGATEWPPGAYSPETGLRYIPANDAAQRIFYDPDWEYNPTGDITLAEGGSRLASEETSHSAYVQALDPQTGDLAWRTELPDASSKWSQWRIWPGGATATSGNLVFVASSGGHLYALDAENGERIWAGETDADRITAAPVVWDDPAEETTYVALAADDEITVWSSSGFEE; this is encoded by the coding sequence ATGCCTGCCGACATCGACCCCGAGAACGAGGTAGTCGAACCGGAAGAGAGACAACACCACATCGACACTGGCCCCGAGGCTCGCGACGAGGACGAGGTGATCAATCTGCAAGGCGTAGACACCGAGTTCAGATTCGGCGGCCAGATTTCGGGCTGGCAAGGCCGTGCCCCCGAGTCGATTTCGGGCGCGACCAACCCGACCCTGAACTTGGAAGCCGGGAACAGGTATCGAGTCGTCTGGGAGAACGTGGACGGCGCGCCGCACGACTTCGTCATTCAGAACAGTAACGGTGACCGAATCGTCGGGACCGAGGTGTTCTCCCAACAGGGCCAGACCGTCACGCTGACGTTCGACGCGACGGCAGAGATGGCCCAGTACATCTGCACGGTGCATCCGAACTCGATGGTCGGGGAGGTGCAGGTCTCCGGCGGCGACCAGATGGCCGGCGGCGGCGCAACTGGGGATGGCCAGCAGGGACCGGGCGCGACCCAGCAGGAGATTCCGGACCTCTCGGTGACGACCAATATGCTCCGCGAGGACGCAGAGCGCGAAGACTCGTGGCTCCACTACGACAAGGGGTACGGCCAGCGCGGATTCACGCCCGAAGACCGCCTCGACGCGGACAACGTCGCCAGTCTGGAGCGAAAGTACTCTATTCCGACGGACAGCGCGGGCATGCAGACGAACCCGCTCGTCGTCCCGACGGACCCGCCGGTGATGTACTACACGACCAGCAACATCAACGTCCACGCGGCCAACGCCCGAACCGGCGAGAAGTACTGGATTTTCAAGTACGCCCTGCCGGAGGACGCCGCAGGACAGACCGGGCGCAACCGCGGTGTCGCGGTGTGGCACGACAAGGTGTATCTCGCCACGACGGACTCGCACCTCGTTGCGCTGAACCGCTACACCGGCGAGAAAGAGTGGGACACGCTGATGCTGAACGAGCAGCAACAGGAGATGGGCCAACCCAAGCGGATGTCCATCACGCAGGCACCGCTCGCGTACGACGGGCGAATTCTCGTCGGAATGAGTGGTGACTTCGGCGGGTGGTGCGTCGTCTCCTCGGTGGACGCCGAGACAGGGGAAGTTCAGTGGCAGACGAACATGTCACCCAGAAGTGAGTGGGTCGGCGAGAGTTGGCGCTTCTCCAGCGACGCGCCGTGGATGAACCCGTCAATCGACCCGGAGACGAACCAAGTCTTCTACGCCGTCGGCAACCCCTGTCCGATGATGAACGGCATCGTGCGGCCCGGACCGAACAAACACTCGAACTCCATCGTCGCCCTCGACATCGAGAGCGGCGACCTCAACTGGGCGAGTCAGCAACTCGCCCACGAACTGTGGGACTACGACACCCACATGACCCCGAACGTCTTCGACATGGAGATGGAGAACGGCGAGACCCGACGAGTGGTCTCGACCGACTACAAAGCGGCGTGGACGTACGTCTACGACGCCGAGACCGGGCAACTGGTCGAGCGGACGAAGCCGTGGGCGACGCAGGACCACGAGTGGTCCGACCACTTCCTCGCGCTCCCGCCCGCGGGCGAGGACAACCCGGGAACGTGCTGGCCGGGAACCAGCGGTGCGACCGAGTGGCCACCCGGCGCGTACAGCCCCGAAACCGGCCTTCGCTACATCCCCGCGAACGACGCCGCCCAGCGCATCTTCTACGACCCCGACTGGGAGTACAACCCGACGGGCGACATCACGCTCGCGGAGGGTGGGTCCAGACTCGCCTCCGAAGAGACCAGTCACTCGGCGTACGTCCAAGCGCTGGACCCACAGACCGGGGACCTCGCGTGGCGAACCGAACTCCCCGACGCGAGTTCGAAGTGGTCCCAGTGGCGAATCTGGCCCGGCGGCGCGACGGCGACTTCCGGAAATCTCGTCTTCGTCGCGTCGTCGGGCGGCCACCTGTACGCCCTCGACGCCGAGAACGGTGAGCGAATTTGGGCCGGTGAGACCGACGCCGACCGTATCACGGCCGCCCCCGTCGTCTGGGACGACCCCGCCGAAGAGACGACATACGTCGCCCTCGCCGCGGACGACGAGATAACCGTCTGGAGCAGTAGCGGCTTCGAAGAATAG